The Obesumbacterium proteus DNA window TTGGTCTTATCTTTGGTTAAGGTCGGCGATCGTCGTTATGCCAGAGATATTATTCAAAATGAGAGTTTATCAGAAAAAAGTGATGAATTAATTGATGCCTTGGCAATGATTAATCCGGCTGAAAAAGGAATTGGATAATGAAACAATGTAAAAATTTCGCCAGAAATAATAAAGGAGCGGCCACCATTGAGTTTGCTTTGACCATTATACTTTTTATTACCTTAGTCCTATTCGTTGCTGAGATTGCAAGAATGGCCTACATATCCTCCGTGATTGATTTAGCCGTTTCTGAAGCGGCTAAGGAATCTAAGAATGCGTCAGCCTCCGATAATGGAGGCTATGACAACCGCTTTCAGACACGTATTACTGAACAAGGTGGCGCAATATGGGGATTTCTTACCCGCCCTGATGCCG harbors:
- a CDS encoding TadE/TadG family type IV pilus assembly protein; this encodes MKQCKNFARNNKGAATIEFALTIILFITLVLFVAEIARMAYISSVIDLAVSEAAKESKNASASDNGGYDNRFQTRITEQGGAIWGFLTRPDAVTMNITYADSINDMINTGGSAGNSRYKPLARYYLEYKYSPMFFPFPEIWVDNLLNREVIFVQEYERSKFMD